From the Camelus bactrianus isolate YW-2024 breed Bactrian camel chromosome 4, ASM4877302v1, whole genome shotgun sequence genome, the window tatataaaatacatctgGGTCAGACACCCAGCATAGGAGATGGTCTTCCCTGACACGAAGTTCACCAGCATTCTGGGGACGATGGTCGTTGTGAAGCAAATATCAGTGAAAGACAAGaaactcaagaagaaatacaTGGGGGTCTTGAGCTGGGGGTCAGAGCGGATGGCCAGGATGATGAGCAGGTTCCCTATTATTGTGATGAAGTACATGGTGAGGAAGAGGATAAAGAGTGGCATCTGGTCCTCAGGCCGGGAGGAGAGTCCCAGGAGGATGAATTCAGAGACACTACTGGTTTGGTTGACTCTTTCCATTGACTTGGGTCTAGTTATATAcaagaagcttttttttaaatttattttacatgttCCAATTCCATAACCTAATCCTGAGAAGCCAGCAGGTCTTTGTTTCCTCTGTTTTGTCACAATGAGCAGTTGTGCAGGGACCGCTTGTCAACCTCATGGTCCTTGATTTCATCTTCCATTCCCAGGTCCACTGGCATTGTAAGGGCCTTGTACTGAAAGCTAGAGAGACAGAAGAAGAGTTTTCCTTTAGAAATCATCAGAGGTGGCCCTCTCTGATTGAAGTTCATTAGCTCTTATTCTGAGAAAGGCACTGTCTCCATGCTGGGAACATAGCAATAAAACAGAGAAATCTTTTGCTTTGGGTAGCTCATGTTCTAGTTTGGAAGACAGATCAGCAACCAAGAAATATGCAATATAATATCAGGTAGGGATAAATTTTGTTAACAAAATAGAGCAGTATAAGGATGGAGATGGCTGAGGAGTGGAGGGTGGAGGTATTTTAGATAGTGAAGTCACAGGACACTCATTCCTTATCAAAGCAATTTCAGTTGTATAACACTAGAGTTCATCTTTGCATGTCTTGGAAACAAATAAGGGTTTGTCCCAATAACCAATAGGGCAAATCTAGGAGAAATGCTGAATCCAGTTCAACAGTGTTATTTTCCTCCTCTGGGCACAGAATGAGAGAGGGTCCTCCTCCTCCACTCATGGGCTGCTGTCATCATCAGTGTGTGCAAGTCTCCCCTGTTTTGcagttgtttttcctttctttaaccCCCTGTCCTAAATCACATTTGTACAGGATGGGCATCCTTTGCTGGCTATTCAATTCCTGTTTTAAAAACTCCTCTTTCATACATTTACCCAAAAATATCTATGAgatacatatctatctatctatctatctctatctatctatcttctatGCTTTTTTCCAAGTCATATCCAGTTACCTAGTGATGGACATCAAAATggcctctgttttttttttctgtgctatacagaagaaactttatttttttaaatttatttttatatatagtggctactatttgtaaatctcaaactcccaaatttatcccttcccactccctttccctggtaaccgtaagattgctCACTATGTCCacgagtctgtttttgttttgtagatgagttcatagtgtcctttttcttttggcCTCTGTTTCCTGATACTACAAAATATTCTGTAATGAGAGATCTTGCATCAGTAAAATGCTTTTTGAAAGTGCTTTAAATCAGTTTCGTAGGGTCAGCCTATTCATCCATACCTTGTGAATTACAGATTACATAGGGATTTTCAGACTTTGAGACATTAGTTATTTACATATTCTTGATTACCATAAAAATCTCTACAAGGAACATATTTATAATACCAaggtgtttaaaataattttttagaggCAGTATATATACTTTCACAGAGTTTAAATAGTCCTATTACCCTggaatttttaatgcattttaaaattcttatatattaatttatatattaatttaacattgataaattaatatattaattcaCTTAACATTCGAATGCTTACATTTTAGTTGTAAGTTATTGCACATCtttaaatctcagtttcctcatatgtaataTTGAACATAAATAGCCACATTCTCATGaagatttatttatatacatattttttaatattttgtggaggaggtaattaggtttgcttatttatttttagaggaggtgctggggattgaacccagggccttgtgaatgctaagcatgcactctaccacatgagctataTGGCCCCCTCATGAGGATTTAGTGAGATAACACGTTGAAAACATTTATAAGAGAGAGAAGCATATTGAAAACTCTCAGGAGAAGCTGTTGATCTCATCAGTCCCCGTGTCACCTTCCCTTATCTGCTATTTCTAGATGTTCTCAAAATCAGTTATTCACATGCATAAAATACCATATCCCTCACTGCCAAATTGTCAGGCTAATTTCAGAATTTTGCAAGATTTTATGGAAGGAATATTTGTTTACCATTGAATGATTTGAATGAATCAGTAATTTAAGTTAATAATCATAACCAGTATTTATGAATATGTATTACATATCAAGCTTATGCTAAGCATCTCACTAAATCCCATGATAAGGACCTGTGAGGCATGTGTTGTTAGCAGGAGACTAAGACTTATAGAGGGGAAGTGGTTTGCTCAAGGTCACTAAGGGAGTGAATAGCAATCAGGATTTGAACTCCAAGCTGACTCTAAGCTCATACTCTCAAACTCCTCTagttttggtatttttattgtcTCTCACAGTCAAGGCACAGGCACTGTTTTCCTCATTCTGATAATTTCCTACATGAATTACTCTTCTATCCTCCTTAACTGACAAGCTTTCTTTTCCTATAGTCAGAATCTATCCTTGTGGTTGCAAGCGAAGTGATCTATCTTTCTGTGTTGTAGAGATGGTGGAATTAGAAGGTTTGACTATCCATGATTAATTGGCCAAAGTCTGGCAGGAAAAATGGGCCATGCATGACCGGGGCGTGTCTGGTGTGTGCAGCTGTGGTCATGCCGTGGACAGCGCCCTGGACTGAAGACAAACAGTAGGGGTTTGATTTGTCTTCCATCACCTGCTCACAAGCTGATTCCTGATGTCTTATGAATTACAAGTGAAATACCGAGTCTGTAAAAGAATTGATCAAACACAggttaatattaaaaaatgtcatttgtgAAAGGGCTGCCTGGGGAATGTGGAATACAAAAATTAGTGGAGCTATGATGATGAATTAATGAGATTGGATGCTCCAGGTCTCAGGAATGAGGAACCCCCATCCTGATGACTAGAAAACAGGAGGAAGGTTTCAGATCTGAGAGTCAGGAAGAACCATGCTAAAAGCACAGGGTGAGTGGATGAGGCTGGGAATACAATagttgtttgtcttttctttcctcctaatGGGATTTGCTTCCAGCAAAACAAATGGTATAGGTAGCCTGGAGGTCAAACTGGATGGACTTGAAACCAAATGGCAGACGGAAGTTTTACTTGGACCTTATGACTTCTCAATCCATGAATTACTTGAAACTATTGAGGAGAAAAGAATAAGGTTCCAAACCGGGTTGGAGTAAATGGGTGGCCAGCTTACGGAACTCACCTCCACATCCAgatgcttttcttcccttcccagcctctccaGAAGGTGATCTGCACCACATCTGTTCATCAGGTCCTAGTCTGCTTCTCAGCCAAAGCTCAGCTTCCTCATGTGTCTCCCATGAAATCCGGGCTGACTGAAAGGAGAGAAGCAAGAAGGGAGGAGCTGAGGTACTACTCCAAAGGGGTAACAGGTTTCCCTGCCTTGGCATCAACCCCCATTTCTTCCCTAACGCCTGGTCCCCAGCACACTGCCGCTTCTCCGGGCTCCGGATCTCAGGAGGCAGAGATGCCGGGACTCAAGCGGGAGGGCTCTCCTGACTGtggaagcccagccagcttctCATGAGCCTCAGGTCTGCTCTGCTGGGCTCGGGGGCACCTGTTAGGCTGCGGGAGTTGTGATGTGATGACCTCTCAGGGGAGTTTGTCCTGGGATCTCTGTAGGCAGAGAGCAGACTGGGAATCACAGGCCACAGAGCTGACTCCATGGGGAGAAGGGGACCTCCTGTTTAGACGCCGGGGCTAACCTCAGAGCTGCATAGCCTCCCTCAGCATCTCCAGGgcgtgcttcagtttcctcaagtgTGGGTTATCAAGGGTGGACAAATACTTATGTgggtgaatatttttattttgggggattcAGATGTGGACCAAGGTGTATTCTAGAATCAGGCAGATCATAAGTCACTGAAACCTCAGGGAGGTTTCAGTTTTCATGGATTCAGTGGGGTAGATCAATGGTGTGTATGTCTGGAGAGGCATGTGGATTAGGTATTTTTCTACGTGGGTTTAGGTTAATGTTAGTTTATGTACGTTTAACACGCAAGGTCAGGCAAAGGTTACTGTCATATGTAGCAAATGGGCTTTGGAGAAAGTAATGTTTGTATTTCATTGTTTAGGCTCAGAGCAGTGTTTTAAGGTTTAGTGTTTAGGAAAAGTGATATTTATTGGAATGCTGGCTTTGTCAATTAGTGTGTGCTTTTaacaagttacttagcctctaaGAACCTTAGTTACTGCATCTGAAAAGTGAGGCTAACAACTCTTCCTGGCACTAAAATCAGAGAGAAAATctccttttgaattttgtatagAGAATATTGTGTATTATGGTGAACAACGTTCACAACCATGTTACAGGAAATAAAACACATTCTGCCTCTGCCCTCAGATGGAACTGCTGTCTCACACAACATACAAGTGTCTTTTCCCTTAGCCTTgagtttaattttaaacatttgatcTAGATATTAAGAGTAAATACAATGGAGACGGAGAGCCCTGGGTTTTAGTCCCGCTTCCTCCGTGTACTATTCATGtggccttccttccttctattcattcattcaacaaatattcatttatttacttatttccaCTTATAtgacattatgtaagtttaaagtatacaacatAAAGATTTTATATCTGCAtttattgcaaaaagattactcaacaatattatttaacatatccatcacctcacatagttacaactACTTTTTTTCGTAGTGAAAACTTTGAAAATCTATtgtcttagcagctttcaaatatacaacacagtcTTGTTAGCTATAGTCCCCAGGCTGTAAATTACATCCCCCAAGTTTTTCATCCCTTTGACTACCTTCAGTCATTTTTCCCACCCAGGACTGCtcgctcctggcaaccaccaatctactccgagttatttttcttatattgcacatataaatgagatcatgtggtatttgtctttctctgacttatttcacttagcatatgttTCAatatgttgttacaaatggcagggtttcatttttatggctgaataatattccagtaatattcacatttttttaatccactcatccattgatggacatttaggttgtttccatgtcttggctatttataAAGCTCCAGTGGTTCAGATATCTGTctgacatagtgatttcatttctttaggATGTAtaatatacccagaagtaggattgctggatcatatggtgcctccatattgttttccttaGTGCCTGTcctaatttacattcctaccaacagtgcccagggttcctttttctccacatcatccCCAACTCTTTTTATCTCttgactttttgataatagccattctaacagggaTGTGGTGATCTCTCCTTGTGATTTTGGATTTCCTGATGGTTAACGATGTTAAGctccttttcatgtacctgttggccatttgaatatcttctttggaaaaatgtctgttcaggtcctttgactgttttttagttaaatttttattttttgatattgatttgtatgagtttcttatatatattttggatattaaccccttatcagatatgtagtttgctaatatttttctccattctgtaggatgtcttttcattttgttgataactGTTTTGCTATATGAAAGCTTTTTAGTTCGATGTAGTCTTGTAGTCCcaattgtcttttaaatttgtttgttcgtttgttttgcttttgttgcttgtgctttgggTGTTATATCTATAAAATCATTGCTAAGATCAATGTCAAGGAGGTTTTTCCTTATAGAAATGCAACGGATTTTTGTATGCTGatttttatcctgcaactttactaaatttgtttatctattctaacagttttttggagtctaaaattttctgtatatattatCATGTTCTCCGCAAACAGAGAcacttcttttctgatttgaatgccttttatttctttttctaatcacTCTGCCTAGGACTTTCAGTACTACATTAAATAGGAGTaatgagaatgggcatccttgtcttattcctaaCCTTAGAGGAAAACCTTTCACcagtaagtatgatgttagctgtgggtttgtcatatacggtctttattatgttgtggtTTGTTCCTCAACTATTTGTTGAGGTTTTTATCATGTAGGGATATtgtatgcagaaaaagcatctattgaaaaaaatcatgatttttatctgttctattacTGTGGTGTAACATATTTATTGAcctgcatatgttgaaccatccttgcatcaaAGGGATAAATCCGACTTGATCacggtgtatgatccttttagtgTATTACTGAATTCAGATTGCTCATGCATTGTTTTCCCAGTTTGGTTTAGTAGTTGTGTGTTCTTGCTCACTAAACTTCTTTAAGAGGATTATTCTGAATTCTTCATCAGACAGTTTATtgatctccatttctttagggTCAATTATTGGAGCTTTATTAGTTTCCTTTGATGATGTCACGTTTATTGGATTCTTTATGATCCTTGATTCCATGTTGATATCTGTGCATTTGAGTTAGTAATCTCCCCTTCTAGACTTTACAGATTATCTTCTGGTCACAGTCCTTCACCAGCCACCTCAGCCTGGGGTCTTGGATAGGTCAGTGGTGGTGTCCTTGGGCAGGCAGGGCTTGCTGTCAGGGCCCCTATTCGGGTGAGGCCATAGCCTGTGCTCTGAGGTCAGGGTGGTTCTGCTGGCTGAGCTCTGAATCAGGTAGGACTGCCAGCTGTGTTCCTTGGTGGGTGGTGCCACTGGTGGGACTCCTTGATTGGGTAAGGCTACGGATTGTCCTCACATTCACTCCTGGCCAGGTGGAGTATCAGGCTCTGATCCCTGATGGGATAGTACCTCTGGCTGGATTCTGAGTTCAGGCAAGGCCACAGGCAGGGCTTCCTGGTGAGATTAAGTCCTCAGACTGTGTTTTACAGTCAGGCGGGGATGCAGACTGATTCCCAAAGGTGGGCAGGCCTGCAGTACGGACTTCATGATCAGGCAGGCCACTGGCTTGCTCTGCTGTTGGGAAAGGTCTCTGACCAGGCTCTTTTGTTGGGAGGTGCCTCAAGCTGTATCCTGCAGTTGGGTGGGGCTAGAGTTTGTGCTCTGCTGGCAGGCGTGGTTTCTGTCTGGACTTCCTCATTGGTGGAGCCACAGAGTATGCTCTGTGATTGGGCTGGCACGCTGGCTGGGTTCCCTGTTTGGATGAGGCCATAGGCTGTGTCCAGCAATGGGACGAGGCCATAGGCTGGGCTCTACTtcagggaggggctgtgggctgGGTTCTGAGGCTATCCAGGATTACTGTACTTAACACTTGGGCAGGACTACAGATCTGGTTCCCTGCACAAGCACAGCTGTTTCATAGGCTGAACAGCTGCCCAAGTTCTTGGTCCAGCGAGGCTGCAGGCTGTCTTCAGCAGTGGGCAGGGCTTCACATTTCCTTAACAGCTTGGTTAGGCCTATAGAACAGGCACTGGTACCACGAAGACTCACTGGCTGATGACCCTCATCAGGCAGAACTGCCCACCAGTCCCCAGCTAGGCTCTGCAGATGGGCAGAGTCACCGGCTGGAATCTCTGCTTTGGGTGCAGCTGCAAAGAGGAACGTAGTCTGCCAATATCTGAGCACTGGTGGCTGTAAGCCCTACCCTCCTTCTCTGTATAGTATGAATATACCatacttcataaaatgaatttatcCATCCTACCATAGATGACAGTTTAGGTTACTTCCAGTTTGGGGCTTCATAAGTTTAGCCCCTGATGTAATGTTTAGACATATCTCTTGTTGTACATGTCCATGTGTTTCTCtggaatatatacccaggagtggaatttatGAAATATAGGTATCTTTACCTGTACTATttattaacaaattatttttcaagttgatagtatcaatttatattcccactagcaGCATAATTTTCTGTGGCTCCACATTTTCTCAAACCCTTAATATTTATCCTCAGAATTCTAATTTTTGTCTATCTGCTGGGTGTGCAGTGGCTTTCCACTGTGATTTAATTTGAATTCCTCTGGTTATGAATGAAactcagcatcttttcatgtgattattggTCATTTGGATTTCCTTGTCTCTTGTGAAATGTTTATTCAATTCTTTTTCGTagtcctccttccctctccacctctggctttgtctgttttttcttacTATTCCTAAGGATCTTTATGTACTCTTAATCTGAgtgttttttgttggttttatgAATTTCAAATATCTTTTACTGTtctattatttgtctttttcttctatgatgctttttgataaataaaacagaagtatttaattttaacaCAGTCcaatttactgttttcttttatggttagtgTCTTCTATCTGTTTcttgttttagaaatattttcctatCTTAAGGAGACAAAGAAATTCTcctatattattttctaaaaacgAGTGGTTTTTGGTTTTCATATGTAAGTTTGTGATTCATCAGGAGTTAATTTTTGCTGACGGTGAGCGGTAGgaatccaatttcatttttccatGTGGATTTCCAACTGTCTTAATTCCGTTTCTGAAAAGAGGCTCTTCCATGCCTCATTCATAAGTCAGGTGTAGAACAGTGTGTGGGTAtgcttctgggctctctgtctTGCGGCAGTTGTACTGTTTGTCTAGACCTTCACCAATATCCTCATTGCATTCATTACCAAAGGCCTATTGTGTGGCTAGTGATTCTCAAAGTATTGTTTCAAAATCAGCATCACCTGAGGACTTGTTAGAAGTGAAAATTCTTAGATCTCACTCAGACTGACTCAAGGGACATAGTCATAGGTCCATGGCCATGAGAGAAAAGTATTGGAGAAATGGTCTTGGAGAAAAGTATTTAGATCAGGATTTTCTCTTCTGAAGCCTAAGCGCTGATAGTGATAAAGGATAACTCTACATGTGTAGAGGTGAGATTTCTTCATGTGTGGAGTGTTTCCTCTTTATCTAGTTCCTCTCCAAAATGAGAATTAGGACATTCCATGGAGGGTCTCTGCTGATCTGACCTCCTTCATATCACTTCTTTCCTATTGTGATATGATATTATTGCTgtttcaacaaaacaaaactcagtggTGATGAGCAACAGAGCAATAGATTGTAGTTCACTTTCCTTAGTAATTAGTAATTTTAATTGTACAAAAAATATGTCTTTTAACAAATTCAGAGAGTACAGATAAGCACACACTGAAAAGCAAACTTTATCTCCTTCCCTATTCCAGGGTTCTTTCCtagaattaaccattttaaatggGAGATTTTCTTTCTGGGTCTATAATTTCAccagatacacacacacttgtatattttcatcatatatacatacacattcatatatatatgagcCCTAATAGATTTATTCTTAAACATTTTgctctttattcataataatgttTCAGGTCAGCGATAGAGATACACCTCATCATTTGtaactattatgtattatttctttctatGGAAAAATTGAACCACTAATtatctatttccttattgatgggcatttaagctgttactaattttttttctattacaagcAATGATGCAACCAGTGAGTGTCTGTATATACATAGCTTTATACACTTGGTATAATATTACTAAAGGCACGAGTTCAAGAAATACAAACAATGGGACGTAGGAGGGATCAGAAATTTTCAGACAGGCAGCTTCTCACATAAAGGCCAAGTTAGTTTTCTCTAGGGGTCAGGGTGGGGGCGGTGCTTGTTAAATGCAGATTCACAGGCCCCACATGAGACCTGCTGAGTAATAGCTCTGGGAGTGATGTAGGAGAGTCAATGATAAAATACTAAGATATAAAACCTAAAACCACTGCATGAATAATAGAGAATGAAGGATGAAAACAAAAGTGAGCAGAATAAAATTCCTTGCCTGAAGCCCTGGATGACTCTTTACTTCCCAGAGGAGCCCAGTATGGCTCCGTCTGTCTCTGGAAGCTCTTAGTTTCATCTGCCTTCAGCATTCACATATGAGTTTTAACACCTCTTCAAAAGCTGCTGAGAATAAATCTAAGGACAGACAGTAAATCTTTCATTGGGAGGCAGACAGGTTTTTGAAGGGCAGTGATGGTGGAAATAGGGGACTCTCTAAGGTGAACTGAAGCTAAGAGAGGGGACAAGAGGAGCCAATGCCTTTGAGGCACAAATGCCAGATGACCAGGGTAGAGACCCAGAGGCAACTCGGCCCCTGGGAACACTGGCCTGATCATCGGGGCAGTTGTGTGCTGAACTACTAAGTCACTTGCTAAGCAGGACTAAGAGTTGGGCTTTTGCTCATTACAGAGCCCAGAACATTCTTCTGTTAGAGatagggaagaaggaagagtcaATGGGATCCCTGCATACTTGTGGGACCAGACGCATTCCTTGTCTGGTGGACATTTCAATTTTATAGGAGTTTCAGTCTTTCTGtcactgcctctgtctctctgcctctctctttttctaaatCACTGGGATGACTTTCAAAAAGCTAGTTCATCCAGAAATTTCATTAAAATCAGAAGGCTATGAAGGGAATCAAAAGTCATTAATcagatttaaattatttctaggAAATTTTGTGGAAAACAAAAGTTTCAACAGCATTGAGAGCGAATGAAAATGAAGTGGTTTTCTGGAGAAGAGGAAGGTGGGAAGCTGATTACGGAATCATAATAAAGTTCCAATGGTTGATAGTTGCATGTGTAAAAAAGTGGATACAACCCAAGATCCAtgacacatatgagtgataaccTGCTGACTTACAAGAGTTTATTGTGTGTATCAGGAACCAGCAGAAACAGGGTCCAGAAGAGACATGAACTCGTGAACATGCCCACAGAGGTTCTGGCTAGGACATCCTCCTGCCCATCAGCTTCCCCAGGCTCCTCTTTATGTCTTTGTTTCTCAGGCTGTAGATGAAAGGGTTGAGCATAGAGGACAGAACTGTGTAGACAATTGTTGCCACGCGGTCCCTAACAGTGTAGCTGGACAAGGGCTTTAAATAGACATAAAAGACGCTTCCGTAAAACAGGATCACCACAGTAAAATGGGAACCACAAGTGGAGAAGGCTTTGTGTTTCCCAGCAGCTGAGGGAATCTTGAGAACCGTAATGAGGATTCGTATATACGAAAAAACAAAGCATAGAAATGGAGTCACCAAAACAACCAGTCCTTCtgtctttattgtgatattgttgaCAAATGTGGAGGAGCAGGATGATTTCAGCAGAGGGTTGATGTCACAGAGAAAGTGGTGGATGACACTGGAGTTGCAGAAAGTGAGCTGATTCAGCAGAAGTGTGTGTAGGAGTGAGTGGAGGTGAGGCAATGAGCAGGAGAAGGCCACCAGGAGGACACAGCGGTGGTGGCTCATGACGGTGACATAGTGGAAGGGGtcacagatggccacatagcggtcaaAGGCCATGACTGCTAGAAGGCAGCTGTCAGTGTTGCccaaaacatatataaaatacatctgGGTCAGACACCCAGCATAGGAGATGGTCTTCTTCTCCGACAGGAAGTTGACCAGCATCCTGGGGACAATGGTTGTTACGAAGCAAATGTCAGTGAACGACAGGaaactcaagaagaaatacaTGGGGGTCTGGAGGTAGGGGTCAGAGCAGATGGCCAGGATGATGAGCAGATTCCCTGTTATGGTGACCAGGTACATGGTGAGAAAGAGGATAAAGAGTGGCTTCTGGTCCTCAGGCCGGGAGGAGAGTCCCAGGAGGATGAACTCAGAGACGCTGCTAGTCTGGTTGATTTCTTCCATGGAGTCAGCTAAGATAGAGGTGATCCTACAATTTAACACACATCTTTCTCTCATAATTGTAACCACAAACAAACCAGTAAGTCTATGTTTCTTCCTATCTTTCCTGTCCACCCATAGGGTCATGATTAGCTACCACACAGGCGACTTGTCAGCTTTGTGGTCCTTGATGCTGCCCTTCCTTCCCGACTCTAAGATTTCACAAGCTTCTTGTATTGATAGCGTGATCTCAAGAGGAAGAATTTTCTTTGAGGAACAGAATCGAACCTTCCTGATTCAGTTTAACATTAAACTTtagaaacaattttttattgagcacctagtcTGTGAAAAATATTCTTCTGGGAGTGGGGACACAGTTGTGAATATACCATAGAAAGACCTGTTTGTGCATCTTACCTTCTAATGGAGGATCGATTGATCGATCTATCTGTCATCTATCTATCATCAGATAGTTTGAcattttataaagagaaataaagtcaCATAAGGGGATATTGACTTAGAGAAGTAAGgagggatttatttattttagataagGTAGTTT encodes:
- the LOC105069973 gene encoding olfactory receptor 1L8-like; amino-acid sequence: MEEINQTSSVSEFILLGLSSRPEDQKPLFILFLTMYLVTITGNLLIILAICSDPYLQTPMYFFLSFLSFTDICFVTTIVPRMLVNFLSEKKTISYAGCLTQMYFIYVLGNTDSCLLAVMAFDRYVAICDPFHYVTVMSHHRCVLLVAFSCSLPHLHSLLHTLLLNQLTFCNSSVIHHFLCDINPLLKSSCSSTFVNNITIKTEGLVVLVTPFLCFVFSYIRILITVLKIPSAAGKHKAFSTCGSHFTVVILFYGSVFYVYLKPLSSYTVRDRVATIVYTVLSSMLNPFIYSLRNKDIKRSLGKLMGRRMS